From Acidihalobacter aeolianus, a single genomic window includes:
- a CDS encoding response regulator, whose protein sequence is MPKTVMIVDDSASLRQVVKMALVGAGYEVLEAGDGQDALDKLTGKKVQLVISDVNMPRMDGITFVKQLKQRPEYRFVPVIMLTTEGQDAKKEEGRAAGAKAWMVKPFQPAQMLAAVSKLVGQ, encoded by the coding sequence ATGCCGAAAACCGTGATGATCGTGGATGACTCCGCCTCTCTGCGCCAGGTGGTGAAAATGGCGCTGGTAGGTGCGGGTTATGAGGTACTGGAAGCCGGCGACGGGCAGGATGCCCTGGACAAGCTCACGGGCAAGAAGGTCCAACTGGTCATCAGCGACGTGAACATGCCGCGGATGGATGGGATCACCTTCGTCAAGCAACTCAAGCAGCGCCCGGAATACCGCTTCGTGCCGGTCATCATGCTCACCACCGAGGGGCAGGACGCGAAGAAGGAAGAAGGGCGTGCTGCGGGCGCCAAGGCCTGGATGGTCAAGCCTTTTCAACCGGCCCAGATGCTGGCGGCCGTATCCAAGCTGGTCGGGCAGTAG
- a CDS encoding STAS domain-containing protein, which produces MDIVAERQGDRMQLSLMGDLDIYGVADIHAHLASALDEAATVSLDLSRVENVDAAGIQLLMAVKREAGHRDKTFALIHHSACVIEAIELCQLERFFGDPLVLRPAAGRRT; this is translated from the coding sequence ATGGACATCGTTGCGGAGCGCCAGGGGGATCGGATGCAGCTCAGTCTGATGGGCGATCTCGATATCTACGGCGTCGCTGACATCCACGCGCATCTCGCGAGCGCTCTGGACGAGGCCGCGACGGTGTCGCTGGACCTGTCGCGGGTGGAAAACGTGGATGCCGCCGGCATCCAGCTGCTGATGGCCGTCAAGCGCGAGGCCGGGCATCGCGACAAGACGTTTGCGCTGATCCATCACAGCGCCTGCGTGATCGAGGCCATCGAGCTGTGCCAGCTCGAACGCTTCTTCGGCGATCCCCTGGTACTGCGGCCCGCCGCCGGGAGGCGCACGTGA
- a CDS encoding chemotaxis protein CheA has translation MSDDFDLGSVLGTFLDEARELLMQMETILLGMESGGGEADPEEINALFRAAHTVKGSAGLFGLDDVVAFGHRVESVLDRVRDGELALTPDRVGLLIRCTDHLGQLVNCAAEARDPDEALIAQGNELAAALQAGGASAADPAPKPEATAKPESQAGGRSESTVLAATGTAVESAIESWTRRSERDGWHLSLRFSEETFRNGMDPLSFIRYLQSLGQLVRVETLPDRIPETDFDPESCYLGFEIHFLGEVTKQALEDVFEFVREDCQIRILPTASKVEEFLSLIRSLPEDDLRLGEILVKVGTLTERELQEALAAQAQSESPDPLGRILVKSGTVQPPVVEAALTKQVKVKEVKARETRSVRVQADKLDSLIDLVGELVIASSAARSLGAVNPDSAQHQAALEVGRLVELIREGTLRLRMVEIGETFARFHRIVRDTARELGKEVALEVEGGDTELDRTMVEKIADPLTHMVRNAIDHGIEMPELRLARGKTEKGTIRLAAFHDSGNVVIEVGDDGAGLDPERIRNKALSRDLIGEDDTLSPRDLYQLIFEPGFSTAEQVSNLSGRGVGMDVVKKTVEGLRGSIDIDSVPGSGTSVRLRLPLTLAIIDGFLLGVGESKFVLPLDLVVECIDLQRVEERAAQGTYVRVRGEVIPYLRIADFFGLQARGHGRESLVVVQGSGRRFGLVVDELLGELQTVIKPLGGLFEHLKGISGSTILGSGELALIIDVAGLSQLAAQRDERAGPRREQAAGGETVRG, from the coding sequence GTGAGCGACGATTTCGATCTCGGCAGCGTGCTCGGCACCTTCCTCGACGAGGCGCGCGAGTTGCTGATGCAGATGGAGACCATCCTGCTGGGTATGGAGTCCGGAGGCGGCGAGGCGGATCCGGAAGAAATCAATGCCCTGTTCCGTGCAGCGCACACCGTCAAGGGGTCCGCGGGGCTGTTCGGGCTGGACGACGTGGTGGCCTTCGGGCACCGGGTCGAGAGCGTGCTCGACCGGGTGCGCGACGGCGAGTTGGCACTCACCCCGGATAGGGTCGGGCTGCTGATCCGCTGCACCGATCATCTCGGCCAGCTGGTGAATTGCGCCGCCGAGGCGCGCGATCCCGACGAGGCCCTGATCGCTCAGGGCAACGAACTCGCTGCGGCGCTGCAGGCCGGCGGCGCGTCTGCCGCGGATCCGGCACCGAAGCCGGAAGCTACCGCCAAACCCGAGTCGCAGGCGGGCGGGCGCAGCGAATCCACGGTTCTGGCCGCGACCGGCACCGCGGTGGAGTCGGCCATCGAGTCATGGACACGCCGTTCGGAGCGCGACGGTTGGCACCTTTCGCTGCGCTTCAGCGAGGAAACCTTCCGCAACGGCATGGACCCGCTGTCGTTCATCCGTTACCTGCAGTCGCTGGGGCAGCTCGTGCGGGTCGAAACGCTGCCGGACCGCATTCCGGAAACGGACTTCGACCCGGAGTCCTGCTATCTGGGCTTCGAGATCCACTTCCTCGGCGAGGTCACCAAACAGGCACTGGAGGACGTATTCGAGTTCGTCCGCGAGGATTGCCAGATCCGCATCCTGCCGACCGCGAGCAAGGTGGAGGAATTCCTGTCGTTGATCCGCTCGCTGCCGGAGGACGATCTGCGTCTCGGCGAGATCCTCGTCAAGGTGGGTACGCTGACCGAGCGCGAACTGCAGGAGGCCCTCGCCGCGCAGGCGCAGTCGGAGAGTCCCGATCCGCTCGGCCGGATCCTGGTCAAAAGCGGCACGGTGCAGCCGCCGGTGGTCGAGGCGGCCCTGACCAAACAGGTCAAGGTGAAGGAGGTCAAGGCGCGCGAGACCCGTTCGGTCAGAGTGCAGGCGGACAAGCTGGATTCGCTCATCGATCTCGTCGGCGAACTCGTGATCGCCAGTTCGGCGGCACGCTCGCTGGGTGCGGTGAATCCCGACTCGGCGCAACACCAGGCCGCGCTCGAAGTGGGGCGCCTGGTCGAACTCATCCGCGAGGGTACGTTGCGTCTGCGCATGGTCGAGATCGGCGAGACCTTCGCGCGCTTCCACCGCATCGTGCGCGACACCGCACGCGAGCTCGGCAAGGAGGTCGCCCTGGAAGTGGAGGGTGGCGATACGGAGCTGGACCGGACCATGGTCGAGAAGATCGCCGACCCGCTGACCCACATGGTGCGTAACGCCATCGATCACGGCATCGAAATGCCGGAGCTGCGTCTGGCGCGCGGCAAAACCGAGAAGGGCACGATCCGCCTAGCCGCGTTTCACGATTCGGGCAACGTGGTCATCGAGGTGGGCGACGACGGCGCCGGACTGGACCCCGAACGCATTCGCAACAAGGCGCTTTCCCGCGATCTGATCGGCGAGGACGACACGCTGTCCCCGCGGGATCTCTATCAGCTGATTTTCGAACCGGGTTTCTCGACGGCGGAACAGGTGAGCAACCTGTCCGGGCGCGGAGTCGGCATGGACGTGGTGAAGAAGACGGTCGAAGGGCTGCGCGGTAGCATCGACATCGACAGCGTGCCCGGCAGCGGGACCTCGGTACGCCTGCGACTGCCGCTCACCCTGGCGATCATCGACGGTTTTCTCCTCGGCGTCGGCGAATCCAAGTTCGTATTGCCGCTGGACCTGGTCGTCGAATGCATCGACCTGCAGCGCGTCGAGGAGCGTGCGGCGCAAGGGACATACGTGCGCGTGCGCGGCGAGGTGATTCCCTATTTGCGCATTGCGGATTTCTTCGGCCTGCAGGCACGCGGACACGGTCGCGAGAGTCTGGTCGTGGTGCAGGGCAGCGGGCGCCGCTTCGGTCTCGTGGTCGACGAACTGCTGGGCGAACTGCAGACGGTGATCAAGCCGCTGGGCGGCCTGTTCGAGCATCTCAAGGGCATCAGCGGCTCGACGATCCTGGGCAGCGGGGAGCTGGCACTGATTATCGACGTGGCGGGCCTGAGCCAGTTGGCAGCCCAACGTGATGAACGAGCGGGACCGCGGCGGGAACAGGCCGCCGGCGGTGAAACGGTGCGCGGCTGA